A single region of the Polyangiaceae bacterium genome encodes:
- a CDS encoding IS630 family transposase, with translation MARTGRPKAVLELSADERKDLERYARSRTTSQALAFRARIVLCCASGAANREVAVQLGTSEWTVGKWRKRFVNLGVGGLTDSPRPNVHRKLDDERVEEVVRKTLESVPKGATHWSSRKMAATTGVSQSSVSRIWRAFQLKPHRTRTFTLSTDPFFTEKVRDVVGLYMNPPDNAVVMCVDEKSAIQALERHQPVLPLVFGQSARATATYKRHGVTNLFAALNVATGKVIGACFPEKRAVEFRRFLNTIDSEVPAELDVHVVVDNSSIHGAPEIRRWLKRHKRFHLHFTPTYSSWLNLIERWFAKLTADALRRGSQASTAELEGVICDYIDASNDAPKPFIWTKSADQILASVARFCARTLAQHNS, from the coding sequence ATGGCAAGGACCGGTAGACCAAAAGCCGTATTGGAGCTGAGCGCCGACGAGCGCAAAGATCTGGAGCGCTACGCGCGGAGCCGTACGACTTCGCAGGCATTGGCGTTTCGAGCACGTATTGTGCTGTGCTGTGCGTCGGGCGCTGCAAATCGGGAGGTCGCTGTTCAACTCGGCACGAGCGAGTGGACGGTGGGCAAGTGGCGGAAACGGTTTGTAAATCTCGGGGTGGGCGGGTTGACGGACAGCCCGAGACCGAACGTGCATCGAAAGCTCGACGACGAGCGGGTTGAGGAGGTTGTTCGGAAAACCCTGGAGTCCGTGCCGAAAGGAGCGACGCACTGGAGCTCGCGCAAGATGGCAGCAACGACGGGGGTGAGTCAGTCATCGGTCTCACGAATTTGGCGCGCATTTCAGCTGAAGCCTCACCGGACTCGAACGTTTACCTTGAGCACCGATCCGTTCTTCACCGAGAAGGTTCGAGATGTTGTCGGTCTCTACATGAACCCGCCCGACAACGCGGTCGTGATGTGCGTTGACGAAAAGTCCGCCATTCAGGCCCTCGAACGTCACCAGCCGGTGCTTCCGCTCGTGTTCGGTCAGTCGGCGCGGGCGACCGCGACGTACAAGCGCCACGGCGTTACCAACCTATTCGCCGCGCTCAACGTTGCCACAGGCAAAGTGATTGGAGCCTGTTTTCCCGAGAAACGTGCGGTCGAATTTCGGCGCTTCCTGAACACGATCGATTCCGAGGTGCCTGCCGAACTAGACGTGCATGTCGTCGTGGACAACTCCTCCATTCATGGCGCTCCGGAGATCCGCCGCTGGTTGAAGCGGCACAAACGCTTTCATCTCCACTTCACCCCCACCTACTCGTCGTGGCTGAATCTCATCGAACGTTGGTTCGCCAAGCTCACCGCCGATGCTCTGCGACGTGGTAGCCAGGCGAGCACTGCGGAACTCGAAGGCGTCATCTGCGACTACATCGACGCGAGCAACGACGCGCCAAAGCCCTTCATTTGGACCAAGAGCGCCGATCAGATCCTCGCCAGTGTCGCCCGCTTCTGCGCTCGAACTTTGGCGCAGCACAATTCTTGA
- a CDS encoding glutamine--tRNA ligase/YqeY domain fusion protein has protein sequence MSPTDPRSEPRDFIREIIDEDLAQGRHRKIVTRFPPEPNGFLHIGHAKSICLNFGIARDYGGSCHLRMDDSNPTTEDEAYVRAIHQDVRWLGFEWGEHEYFASDYFERLYQLAEQLIVDGHAYVDSSDEATIRDHRGTVTEAGRPTPFRNRSAEESLDLFRRMRAGEFPDGSHVLRARIDLASPNMKMRDPLLYRIRHAHHYRTGDKWCIYPLYDFVHPLSDALEGITHSICTLEFENNRELYDWVVEHCRVESRPRQYEFARLALTYTVMSKRKLLQLVQDKHVTGWDDPRMPTLAGMRRRGVTAEALRKFCDRIGVAKNNSTVDVALFEHTLREDLSDRSPRMMAVLDPLEIVIENFPAEQAKDLDAPLWPLDMGKPGSRPLPFGDTLYVERDDFAEHPPKGFHRLSPGAEVRLRHGCVIRCDGVDKDDTGRVTRLRCHADFRPDEELSRKIKGTIHWVDKRRAVAIDVALFDRLFNCEQPGAESGDPLTDLNPHSLTEVVAWAEPALAQLPAASHVQLERLGYFFFDEHDGKRRLVRTVPLKDTWAKVKARQEAKPAATRVDKRPELRAEPVRRALSEAAQALVAAHGVTEADARVLADNDDLRAFFLAAKAHHAGAKALASWLVNELPAEHRSQVPDGLRFDARGFAELVAAVEDGTITGAAGKTVLRVMLEQGGQPRDIIDAQGLQQLGDDGALASLVQSVLDKNEDMVARYRAGNAKLLGAFVGLVMRETRGTANPTRVSELLQSALR, from the coding sequence ATGTCCCCGACCGATCCCCGCAGCGAACCCCGTGACTTCATTCGTGAGATCATCGACGAAGATCTCGCGCAGGGTCGCCATCGCAAGATCGTCACGCGCTTCCCTCCGGAACCGAACGGCTTCCTGCACATTGGGCACGCCAAGAGCATCTGCTTGAACTTCGGTATCGCGCGGGACTACGGCGGCTCGTGTCATCTGCGAATGGATGACAGCAATCCCACCACCGAGGACGAAGCCTACGTGCGAGCCATTCACCAGGACGTGCGCTGGCTGGGCTTCGAGTGGGGGGAGCACGAGTACTTCGCCTCGGACTACTTCGAACGCCTCTATCAGTTGGCAGAGCAGTTGATCGTGGATGGGCACGCCTACGTCGACAGCTCCGACGAGGCGACGATCCGGGATCATCGCGGTACCGTTACCGAAGCGGGCCGCCCGACGCCTTTCCGCAACCGCTCCGCGGAGGAGAGCCTGGACTTGTTCCGACGCATGCGCGCAGGCGAGTTCCCTGACGGCAGTCACGTGCTGCGAGCGCGCATCGACCTCGCCTCCCCCAACATGAAGATGCGAGATCCCCTGCTCTATCGCATCCGACACGCCCATCACTATCGAACCGGCGACAAGTGGTGCATCTATCCGCTCTACGACTTCGTCCACCCCTTGAGCGACGCCTTGGAAGGCATCACTCACTCGATTTGCACCCTCGAGTTCGAGAACAACCGGGAGCTCTACGACTGGGTCGTGGAGCACTGCCGGGTAGAAAGTCGCCCGCGTCAGTACGAATTCGCCAGGCTGGCACTGACCTACACCGTGATGAGCAAGCGCAAACTGCTCCAGTTGGTGCAGGACAAGCACGTCACTGGCTGGGACGATCCACGCATGCCCACCTTGGCGGGCATGCGCCGCCGGGGCGTGACCGCCGAGGCATTGCGAAAGTTCTGTGACCGCATCGGCGTGGCCAAAAACAACAGCACCGTCGACGTTGCGCTGTTCGAGCATACCCTGCGCGAAGACCTGAGCGACCGATCCCCTCGCATGATGGCCGTGCTGGATCCCTTGGAGATCGTGATCGAGAATTTCCCCGCCGAGCAGGCAAAGGATCTCGACGCGCCGCTGTGGCCGCTGGACATGGGCAAACCCGGCAGTCGTCCCCTGCCCTTTGGGGACACGCTCTACGTCGAGCGAGACGACTTCGCCGAGCACCCCCCCAAGGGCTTTCATCGCTTGAGTCCCGGCGCCGAAGTGCGTCTACGCCACGGGTGCGTCATCCGCTGCGACGGTGTGGACAAGGACGACACCGGCCGCGTGACGCGCCTGCGTTGCCACGCCGACTTCCGACCCGACGAGGAGCTATCCCGCAAGATCAAGGGGACCATTCACTGGGTCGACAAGCGCCGGGCCGTTGCCATCGACGTGGCGCTGTTCGATCGCCTGTTCAATTGCGAGCAGCCCGGCGCCGAAAGCGGAGATCCCCTGACCGACTTGAACCCCCATTCCCTCACGGAAGTGGTGGCGTGGGCGGAACCTGCGCTGGCGCAACTGCCCGCGGCCAGCCACGTGCAACTCGAACGCCTCGGCTACTTCTTTTTCGACGAGCACGATGGCAAGCGTCGCCTGGTGCGCACCGTCCCGCTCAAGGACACTTGGGCCAAGGTCAAGGCGCGCCAGGAGGCCAAGCCGGCCGCCACGCGGGTCGACAAGCGCCCGGAGCTCAGGGCCGAGCCGGTACGCAGAGCGTTGAGCGAAGCTGCACAGGCCCTCGTGGCGGCGCACGGCGTGACTGAAGCGGACGCGCGAGTTCTGGCGGACAACGACGACTTGCGCGCGTTCTTCCTCGCCGCCAAAGCGCACCACGCTGGCGCGAAGGCCCTCGCCAGTTGGCTCGTGAACGAGCTACCCGCGGAGCACCGCTCCCAGGTGCCCGACGGACTGCGATTCGACGCCAGAGGCTTTGCCGAACTCGTGGCCGCCGTGGAGGACGGCACGATCACTGGGGCGGCGGGCAAGACCGTGTTGCGTGTCATGCTCGAGCAAGGTGGCCAACCCCGCGACATCATCGACGCCCAGGGACTGCAGCAGCTGGGTGACGACGGCGCGCTGGCATCGCTGGTGCAGAGCGTGCTCGACAAGAACGAAGACATGGTCGCTCGCTACCGTGCGGGCAACGCCAAACTCCTCGGCGCCTTCGTCGGCCTGGTCATGCGCGAGACGCGCGGCACCGCAAACCCGACACGGGTGAGTGAGTTGCTGCAATCCGCCCTGCGCTGA
- a CDS encoding zf-TFIIB domain-containing protein → MSYRSGVLRCPACAGAMQEQRFASVGLDVCDDCGGVWIEWFDGDPASVARVVPSRRGIPGQQLSERKCPSCRVALDRVRYPDVSDGAEVARCGECAGTFVAANQVAVLARAPEPDAQPQEEEHFFRALLDRLRAWLAAGRP, encoded by the coding sequence ATGAGCTATCGCAGCGGCGTACTTCGCTGTCCTGCCTGTGCGGGTGCAATGCAGGAACAACGCTTCGCCAGCGTCGGTTTGGATGTCTGCGACGACTGCGGCGGCGTGTGGATCGAGTGGTTCGACGGCGATCCCGCCAGTGTGGCGCGCGTCGTACCGAGCCGGCGCGGCATCCCCGGGCAGCAACTCAGCGAGCGGAAATGCCCCTCGTGCCGAGTGGCCTTGGACCGAGTGCGCTACCCGGACGTGTCGGACGGCGCCGAAGTGGCGCGCTGCGGAGAATGCGCCGGAACGTTCGTTGCAGCGAACCAGGTGGCGGTGCTGGCCCGAGCGCCCGAGCCCGACGCGCAGCCCCAGGAAGAAGAGCACTTCTTCCGCGCGCTGCTCGACCGTCTCCGCGCCTGGCTTGCCGCCGGTCGCCCCTAG